A window of the Nycticebus coucang isolate mNycCou1 chromosome 3, mNycCou1.pri, whole genome shotgun sequence genome harbors these coding sequences:
- the SLC6A15 gene encoding sodium-dependent neutral amino acid transporter B(0)AT2, with protein sequence MPKNSKVVKRELDDEVIESVKDLLSNEDSADDAFKKSELIVDVQEEKDIDIEEESEVEDERPAWNSKLQYILAQVGFSVGLGNVWRFPYLCQKNGGGAYLLPYLILLLVIGIPLFFLELSVGQRIRRGSIGVWNYISPKLGGIGFASCVVCFFVALYYNVIIGWSLFYFSQSFQQPLPWDQCPLVKNASHTFIEPECEKSSATTYYWYREALNISSSISESGGLNWKMTICLLAAWVMVCLAMIKGIQSSGKIMYFSSLFPYVVLICFLIRALLLNGSIDGIRHMFTPKLEIMLEPKVWREAATQVFFALGLGFGGVIAFSSYNKRDNNCHFDAVLVSFINFFTSVLATLVVFAVLGFKANVVNEKCVAQNSEMIIKFLKMGNISQDIIPHHINLSVVTVEDYHLVYDIIQKVKEEEFPVLHLNSCQIEDELNKAVQGTGLAFIAFTEAMTHFPASPFWSVMFFLMLVNLGLGSMFGTIEGIITPVVDTFKVRKEFLTVICCLLAFCIGLIFVQRSGNYFVTMFDDYSATLPLLIVVILENIAVCFVYGIDKFMEDLRDMLGFAPSRYYYYMWKYISPLMLLSLLIASVVNMGLSPPGYNAWIEDKASEEFLSFPMWGMVVCVSLMVLAILPIPVVFTVRRCNLIDDSSGNLASVTYKRGRVLKEPVNLEGDDASLIHGKIPSEMSSPNFGKNIYRKQSGSPTLDTAPNGRYGIGYLMADMPDMPESDL encoded by the exons ATGCCTAAGAATAGCAAGGTAGTAAAAAGAGAATTAGATGATGAGGTTATTGAGTCTGTCAAAGACCTTCTTTCCAATGAAGACTCAGCTGATGATGCTTTTAAAAAGAGTGAACTAATTGTTGATGTCCAAGAGGAGAAAGATATAGATATCGAAGAAGAATCTGAAGTTGAAGATGAAAGACCAGCTTGGAACAGTAAACTGCAATACATCCTGGCCCAAGTTGGATTTTCCGTAGGTTTAGGGAATGTGTGGCGATTCCCCTACCTATGTCAGAAGAATGGTGGTG GTGCATATCTTTTACCATATTTAATACTACTTCTGGTAATAGGTATTCCCCTTTTTTTCCTGGAACTTTCTGTGGGTCAAAGAATTCGGCGAGGCAGCATTGGCGTATGGAATTACATAAGCCCTAAACTGGGCGGGATTGGATTCGCAAGTTGCGTA gTGTGCTTTTTTGTGGCTCTCTACTACAACGTCATCATCGGCTggagcttgttttatttttctcagtctTTTCAGCAACCCCTACCTTGGGATCAGTGTCCTTTGGTGAAAAATGCTTCACATACTT TCATAGAACCAGAATGTGAAAAAAGTTCTGCCACGACCTATTACTGGTACAGAGAAGCACTGAATATTTCCAGTTCCATTTCTGAAAGTGGAGGCTTAAACTGGAAGATGACGATCTGCTTGCTGGCTGCCTGGGTCATGGTTTGCTTGGCTATGATCAAAGGCATTCAGTCTTCTGGAAAA atCATGTATTTTAGTTCTCTGTTCCCATATGTGGTGCTAATTTGCTTCCTAATCAGAGCACTCCTTCTCAATGGCTCCATTGACGGCATCCGCCACATGTTTACCCCTAAG ctTGAAATAATGCTGGAGCCCAAGGTCTGGCGAGAAGCTGCCACACAGGTGTTCTTTGCCTTAGGTCTGGGATTTGGTGGCGTCATTGCCTTTTCAAGCTACAACAAAAGAGACAACAACTGCCACTTTGATGCTGTCTTGGTGTCCTTCATCAATTTCTTCACTTCTGTCCTGGCAACATTGGTGGTGTTTGCAGTTCTGGGATTCAAAGCCAATGTCGTAAATGAGAAATGCGTTGCACA AAATTCAGAGATgatcataaaatttttaaaaatgggaaacatTAGCCAGGACATTATTCCTCATCATATCAACCTTTCAGTTGTTACTGTGGAAGATTATCATTTAGTTTATGACATCATTCAAAAAGTGAAAGAAGAAGAGTTTCCGGTTCTTCATCTCAACTCCTGTCAAATTGAAGATGAGCTAAATAAA GCTGTTCAGGGGACTGGGTTAGCTTTTATTGCCTTTACAGAAGCAATGACGCATTTCCCTGCATCTCCCTTCTGGTCAGTGATGTTTTTCCTCATGCTGGTAAATCTGGGGCTTGGCAGTATGTTTGGAACCATTGAAGGGATCATCACACCTGTTGTGGACACTTTCAAAGTCAGGAAAGAATTTCTTACTG TGATCTGTTGTCTCCTGGCATTTTGTATTGGCCTGATATTTGTGCAGCGTTCTGGAAATTACTTTGTTACAATGTTTGACGATTATTCTGCTACATTGCCTCTGCTAATTGTAGTCATTTTGGAGAATATTGCTGTCTGCTTTGTTTATGGAATAGATAA gtttaTGGAAGACCTAAGAGATATGCTAGGCTTTGCTCCCAGCAGATATTACTATTATATGTGGAAATACATTTCTCCTTTAATGCTATTGTCATTGCTAATAGCTAGTGTTGTGAATATGGGATTAAGTCCTCCTGGCTATAATGCATGGATTGAAGATAAG gCATCTGAAGAATTTCTGAGCTTTCCAATGTGGGGAATGGTTGTCTGTGTCTCTCTCATGGTCCTGGCCATCCTCCCCATCCCTGTAGTCTTCACTGTCCGTCGCTGCAACCTCATAGATGATAGTTCTGGTAATTTAGCATCTGTGACCTATAAGAGAGGTCGGGTCCTGAAAGAGCCTGTCAACTTAGAGGGAGACGATGCAAGCCTCATTCACGGAAAGATACCGAGTGAGATGTCATCTCCAAATTTTGGTAAAAATATTTATCGAAAACAGAGTGGGTCGCCAACTCTGGACACAGCTCCCAATGGACGGTACGGAATAGGGTACTTGATGGCCGACATGCCAGACATGCCAGAATCTGATTTGTAG